From Methylopila sp. M107, a single genomic window includes:
- a CDS encoding DUF1772 domain-containing protein, with protein sequence MIWGQLALVVAALFAGAALYINVAEHPARRGLEIGPALTQWKPAYARGLVMQSSLAILGFVLGAIAWVSTGGAAWLVGGLLMLANWPYTLLAIMPVNKALQATEPGSAGAETRALLDRWAALHAGRTALGFASVLVFLWAGA encoded by the coding sequence ATGATCTGGGGCCAACTGGCGCTCGTCGTCGCGGCGCTGTTCGCGGGGGCCGCGCTCTACATCAACGTCGCCGAGCATCCGGCGCGGCGCGGGCTCGAGATCGGCCCGGCGCTGACGCAGTGGAAGCCGGCCTATGCGCGCGGTCTCGTCATGCAGAGCTCGCTCGCGATCCTCGGCTTCGTGCTCGGCGCGATCGCGTGGGTCTCCACAGGCGGCGCCGCCTGGCTCGTCGGCGGCCTGCTGATGCTTGCGAACTGGCCTTACACGCTTCTCGCCATCATGCCGGTCAACAAGGCGCTTCAGGCGACCGAGCCCGGCTCCGCCGGCGCCGAGACCCGCGCGCTGCTGGACCGCTGGGCGGCGCTCCACGCCGGCCGCACCGCGCTCGGCTTCGCGTCCGTGCTCGTGTTTCTCTGGGCGGGCGCCTGA
- a CDS encoding FAD-dependent oxidoreductase yields the protein MNAEPMDGAAPVVIVGAGQAGFSTAAKLRDFGHAGPIALIGEEASPPYQRPPLSKAYLLGEMSEDRLLLKPSSFYAQKDIELLLSARVERIDRRSREVVLADGRAFPYARLVLATGARPKTLPAAIGGELDGVYAIRTIRDIAAMSGAFRPGRRALVVGGGYVGLEAAAVASKLGLDVTLIEAGPRILGRVAAAETSTFFRELHRSHGVDLREATTLASLGGAHGRIDHATLGDGARIAVDFAIVGIGVQPNVELAVAAGLETDDGVLVDAHLATSDPLIFAVGDCASFLWRGQRIRLESVGNAIDQGEAAAASILGRSEGFAAKPWFWSDQFDVKLQIAGLSSGYDRVVTRPGAGAARSFWYYRGEELLAVDAVNDGRVYMVAKRLIEAGRSPSPELVVHADDPKALMAGPA from the coding sequence ATGAACGCGGAACCGATGGATGGCGCGGCGCCGGTGGTGATCGTCGGGGCGGGACAGGCCGGCTTCTCCACCGCCGCGAAGCTACGCGATTTCGGACACGCCGGCCCCATCGCCCTCATCGGCGAGGAGGCGAGCCCGCCCTATCAACGCCCGCCGCTCTCCAAGGCCTATCTGCTCGGCGAGATGAGCGAGGACAGGCTGCTGCTGAAGCCGTCGTCCTTCTACGCCCAGAAGGACATCGAGCTGCTTCTCTCTGCCCGCGTCGAACGCATCGACAGGCGGAGCCGCGAGGTCGTTCTGGCCGACGGCCGCGCCTTCCCCTACGCGCGCCTCGTGCTCGCGACCGGCGCGCGTCCCAAAACCCTCCCGGCCGCGATCGGCGGCGAACTTGACGGCGTCTATGCGATCCGCACGATCCGGGACATCGCCGCCATGTCCGGCGCGTTCCGGCCGGGACGGCGCGCGCTTGTGGTCGGCGGCGGATATGTCGGCCTCGAGGCCGCGGCGGTCGCCTCCAAGCTCGGGCTCGACGTAACTCTGATCGAGGCGGGTCCGCGCATTCTCGGCCGCGTCGCCGCCGCCGAGACCTCGACCTTCTTCAGGGAGCTGCATCGCTCGCACGGCGTCGATCTCCGCGAGGCGACGACGCTGGCGTCGCTCGGCGGCGCGCATGGCCGGATCGACCATGCGACGCTTGGCGACGGCGCGAGGATCGCCGTCGACTTCGCGATCGTCGGGATCGGCGTCCAGCCCAATGTGGAGCTCGCGGTCGCCGCCGGGCTGGAGACGGACGACGGCGTGCTGGTGGACGCGCATCTCGCGACGAGCGACCCGCTTATATTCGCCGTCGGCGACTGCGCCTCGTTTCTCTGGCGCGGACAACGCATTCGGCTGGAAAGCGTCGGCAACGCGATCGATCAGGGCGAGGCGGCCGCCGCGAGCATTCTGGGCCGTTCCGAAGGCTTCGCGGCGAAGCCCTGGTTCTGGTCCGACCAGTTCGACGTCAAGCTGCAGATCGCGGGCCTGTCGTCCGGCTACGATCGCGTCGTGACCCGCCCGGGCGCCGGCGCCGCGCGGTCGTTCTGGTACTATCGGGGCGAAGAGCTTCTGGCCGTCGACGCCGTCAATGACGGCCGCGTCTACATGGTGGCCAAGCGGCTGATCGAGGCCGGCAGGTCGCCCTCGCCGGAACTCGTCGTCCATGCGGACGACCCGAAGGCGCTGATGGCGGGGCCGGCCTGA
- a CDS encoding elongation factor G, whose protein sequence is MPTKPRCVALVGPFQSGKTALFEAILKRAGAAGPGGRGEAKSVGDPSPEARAHQLSVEAVAATVDYLGDAYTFIDCPGSVEFSHAASLVLPACDVAVVVCEADERKTPQLEEVLRELEELGVPHLLFLNKIDAATGDVREALAELQKASRAPLMLRQLPIVTDGRVTGFVDLALDRAFDYREGDVSRTSDLPPAEVPHETEERFHLLETLADHDDRLMEDLIMEVEPEPGRIFADLTSELRENHAVSVLIGSAARENGITRLLKALRHEAPGIAETRARLGFAGEGPALAYAMKTAHPSFGGKITMARVLRGAFREGEDAIGAGGDARIAGLVSLFGEQTTRRGEAGEGEVAGFLKLDPVQSGAVFGAEAPREASPGPSAPAPMHAVSLHVRDRKDDVRLSAALSKLVEEDPSLFLESRPDLGELRLGGLGEMHLRVAAERLASRYQVAVTTERPGVGYRETLRAPASAHGRHRKQSGGHGQFGDVKIEVRPLERGAGFVFEDRIVGGAVPRQYIPSVETGVRAFAERGPLGAPLVDFAVALVDGSFHTVDSSDAAFQAAARIAMMEAMASAGSVLLEPILAVTVTAPASATAALTQLVSGRRGQILGYDALPGREDWIAFEALIPEAEMDGLVIQLRSATAGVGAFVSRFEKMAEAPAGSGDQSRTALRKTG, encoded by the coding sequence ATGCCCACAAAACCCCGTTGCGTCGCATTGGTCGGCCCGTTCCAGAGCGGCAAGACCGCTCTGTTCGAAGCCATCCTCAAACGCGCGGGCGCGGCGGGCCCCGGCGGGCGCGGCGAGGCGAAAAGCGTCGGCGATCCGAGCCCCGAGGCGCGCGCCCACCAGCTGTCGGTCGAGGCGGTCGCGGCGACGGTCGACTATCTCGGCGACGCCTACACCTTCATCGACTGCCCCGGCTCGGTCGAGTTTTCCCATGCGGCGAGCCTCGTCCTGCCGGCTTGCGACGTCGCGGTCGTGGTCTGCGAGGCGGACGAGCGGAAGACGCCCCAGCTGGAGGAGGTCCTGCGCGAACTCGAGGAGCTTGGCGTCCCGCACCTTCTGTTCCTCAACAAGATCGACGCGGCGACGGGCGACGTGCGCGAGGCGCTCGCCGAACTCCAGAAGGCCTCCCGCGCGCCGCTGATGCTGCGCCAGCTGCCGATCGTGACGGACGGCCGTGTCACGGGCTTCGTCGACCTCGCGCTCGATCGCGCCTTCGACTATCGCGAGGGCGACGTCAGCCGCACCTCCGACCTGCCGCCCGCGGAAGTCCCTCATGAGACTGAGGAGCGCTTTCATCTGCTGGAAACGCTCGCCGACCACGACGACCGGCTGATGGAGGACCTCATCATGGAGGTCGAGCCGGAGCCTGGCCGGATCTTTGCGGACCTCACGAGCGAACTGCGCGAGAACCACGCCGTTTCGGTGCTGATCGGCTCGGCCGCGAGGGAGAACGGGATCACCCGCCTCTTGAAGGCGCTGCGCCACGAAGCGCCGGGGATCGCCGAGACCCGGGCCCGGCTCGGGTTCGCCGGAGAGGGCCCGGCGCTCGCCTATGCGATGAAGACCGCGCATCCGAGCTTCGGCGGCAAGATCACGATGGCGCGCGTGCTGCGCGGGGCGTTCAGGGAAGGCGAGGATGCGATCGGCGCAGGCGGCGACGCGAGGATCGCAGGCCTCGTCTCGCTGTTTGGCGAGCAGACGACGCGCCGCGGCGAGGCCGGCGAAGGCGAGGTCGCCGGCTTCCTCAAGCTCGACCCCGTCCAGAGCGGCGCCGTGTTCGGCGCCGAGGCGCCCCGCGAGGCCTCGCCCGGCCCATCGGCGCCGGCGCCGATGCACGCCGTGTCGCTGCATGTCCGCGACCGAAAGGACGACGTCCGGCTGTCGGCCGCGCTGTCGAAGCTTGTCGAGGAGGATCCCTCGCTTTTCCTCGAAAGCCGACCCGATCTCGGCGAACTCAGGCTCGGCGGCCTCGGCGAGATGCATCTGCGGGTCGCGGCCGAGCGGCTCGCTTCGCGCTACCAGGTGGCGGTGACCACGGAGCGGCCGGGCGTCGGCTATCGCGAGACGCTGCGCGCGCCCGCCTCCGCGCACGGCCGGCACCGGAAGCAGAGCGGCGGCCACGGCCAGTTCGGCGACGTGAAGATCGAGGTCCGCCCGCTGGAGCGCGGCGCGGGCTTCGTGTTCGAGGACAGGATCGTCGGCGGCGCCGTGCCGCGGCAGTACATCCCCTCGGTCGAGACCGGCGTGCGCGCCTTCGCCGAGCGCGGGCCGCTCGGGGCGCCATTGGTCGATTTCGCGGTCGCGCTGGTCGACGGCTCGTTCCACACGGTGGATTCCTCCGACGCCGCGTTCCAGGCCGCCGCCCGCATCGCGATGATGGAAGCCATGGCGTCCGCGGGCTCCGTGCTGCTCGAGCCGATCCTCGCCGTCACCGTGACGGCGCCGGCCTCGGCGACGGCGGCGCTCACGCAGCTCGTCTCCGGCCGCCGCGGTCAGATCCTCGGCTATGACGCGCTTCCCGGCCGCGAGGACTGGATCGCCTTCGAGGCGCTCATCCCGGAGGCCGAGATGGACGGTCTCGTGATCCAGCTGCGGTCGGCGACGGCCGGCGTCGGCGCCTTCGTGTCGCGCTTCGAGAAGATGGCGGAGGCACCGGCAGGATCAGGAGACCAGAGCCGCACGGCCCTGCGCAAGACCGGCTGA
- a CDS encoding cytochrome P450: MSALASKDVLRPGATGAKAALGAWAFSKYPLVFRALRRLWPIPHYKRTYAVTLYDDVREVYLSDDRFGVPYRDKLDVIMGGEPFFLGMDDPKAHDADVRAMRDVVLAPDIPNRLAPHVESAAEAIVATGNGKLEVVDQLVRRVTFDVYSDYLGVPTPDGYDLKVWATRLFEFQFADFGNDPDLRKEVDEIAPALRAHIDGEIAARKQSGRTVDDVLGRCLALQPARPDEFSDVKIRTALMGFMVGGPPQPPMVVPQALEQLLLRPTELERAQLAARANDHAALAGVVFEAMRFDPLAPALPRVALGDQVIAKGTRRATDVPNGATVHVAFSSAMRDSRRVPAPETFDPARPANAFIHFGLGRHMCFGARMNEALLPLMLKPLLRRKNLRHAPGGRLVKRGAFSDRLNVLFD; encoded by the coding sequence GTGAGCGCGCTGGCCTCAAAGGACGTGCTGCGCCCGGGCGCGACCGGCGCCAAGGCGGCGCTCGGGGCGTGGGCGTTCTCGAAGTATCCCCTCGTGTTCCGCGCCCTGCGTCGGCTGTGGCCGATCCCCCATTACAAGCGGACCTATGCGGTCACGCTCTACGACGACGTGCGCGAGGTCTATCTCAGCGACGACCGCTTCGGCGTGCCCTATCGCGACAAGCTCGACGTGATCATGGGCGGCGAGCCGTTCTTCCTCGGGATGGACGACCCGAAGGCGCATGACGCCGACGTGCGCGCCATGCGCGATGTGGTGCTGGCCCCCGACATCCCGAACCGACTTGCGCCTCATGTCGAGTCGGCCGCCGAGGCGATCGTGGCGACGGGAAACGGAAAGCTCGAAGTCGTCGACCAGCTCGTCCGCCGCGTGACCTTTGATGTCTACAGCGACTATCTCGGCGTTCCGACGCCGGACGGTTACGACCTCAAGGTCTGGGCGACGCGGCTGTTCGAGTTCCAGTTCGCCGATTTCGGGAACGACCCGGACCTGCGCAAGGAGGTCGACGAGATCGCTCCTGCGCTGCGCGCGCATATCGACGGGGAGATCGCGGCCCGCAAGCAATCCGGCCGGACGGTCGACGACGTGCTGGGCCGCTGCCTCGCGCTCCAGCCGGCGCGCCCGGATGAGTTCAGCGACGTGAAGATCCGCACCGCCTTGATGGGGTTCATGGTCGGCGGGCCCCCGCAGCCCCCGATGGTCGTGCCGCAGGCGCTGGAACAGCTGCTCCTCCGTCCCACGGAACTGGAGCGAGCGCAGCTCGCCGCGCGGGCCAATGACCACGCCGCGCTCGCCGGCGTCGTGTTCGAGGCGATGCGGTTTGACCCGCTCGCGCCCGCGCTGCCGCGCGTCGCGCTCGGCGACCAGGTCATCGCGAAAGGAACGCGCCGCGCCACAGACGTCCCGAATGGCGCGACCGTGCATGTGGCGTTCAGCTCAGCGATGCGCGACAGCCGGCGGGTTCCGGCGCCCGAAACGTTCGATCCGGCGCGGCCGGCCAACGCCTTCATCCACTTCGGGCTCGGCCGGCACATGTGCTTCGGGGCGCGCATGAACGAGGCGCTCCTCCCCCTGATGCTGAAGCCGCTGCTGCGCCGCAAGAACCTGAGGCACGCGCCCGGCGGCCGGCTGGTCAAGCGCGGCGCCTTCTCGGACAGGCTGAACGTCCTCTTCGACTGA
- a CDS encoding neutral zinc metallopeptidase, translating to MRWDDFRRSENVDDVRDQGGGGGFRFPGGGGGIGIGGLIVVGLVSWAFGIDPRLILSGLESIQGGGSGYEQQAPGQKRELSQEEKKQGEFVGAVLAQTEDVWTELFKATGQQYRQPRLTLFSGQTRSACGRAAAQMGPFYCPDDQRVYLDTEFFDELSQKFRAPGDFARAYVIAHEVGHHVQNQLGIMAKTMQARERANSEEEANAISVRVELQADCFAGVWANRAQARFNIIEAGDVDSALRAATAIGDDTLQKRMGGAVVPDSFTHGSSAQRVKWFKTGFQSGDPKSCNTFSGSL from the coding sequence ATGCGTTGGGACGATTTTCGGCGAAGCGAGAATGTTGACGACGTCCGCGACCAGGGCGGCGGAGGCGGCTTCCGCTTTCCGGGCGGCGGCGGCGGTATCGGCATCGGCGGCCTGATCGTCGTCGGACTGGTGTCCTGGGCGTTCGGCATCGACCCGCGGCTGATCCTGTCGGGGCTCGAAAGCATCCAGGGCGGCGGCTCCGGCTACGAGCAGCAGGCGCCGGGCCAGAAGCGCGAGCTCAGCCAGGAAGAAAAGAAGCAGGGCGAATTCGTCGGCGCGGTGCTCGCCCAGACGGAGGACGTCTGGACCGAACTGTTCAAGGCCACCGGCCAGCAATACCGCCAGCCGCGCCTCACGCTGTTCAGCGGCCAGACGCGCTCGGCCTGCGGCCGCGCGGCGGCGCAGATGGGTCCGTTCTACTGCCCGGACGATCAGCGCGTGTATCTCGACACGGAGTTCTTCGACGAACTCAGCCAGAAATTCCGGGCGCCGGGCGACTTCGCGCGCGCCTATGTCATCGCGCATGAGGTCGGGCACCACGTCCAGAACCAGCTCGGCATCATGGCGAAGACCATGCAGGCGCGCGAGCGCGCCAACTCGGAAGAGGAGGCGAACGCGATCTCGGTTCGCGTCGAGCTTCAGGCGGACTGTTTCGCGGGCGTCTGGGCCAACCGCGCGCAGGCGAGGTTCAACATCATCGAGGCGGGCGACGTCGACAGCGCGCTCAGGGCCGCAACCGCGATCGGCGACGACACGCTGCAGAAGCGCATGGGCGGCGCCGTGGTGCCGGACAGCTTCACGCACGGCTCCTCGGCCCAGCGCGTGAAATGGTTCAAGACCGGCTTCCAGAGCGGCGACCCGAAGAGCTGCAACACCTTCTCGGGCTCGCTCTGA
- a CDS encoding pyridoxal 5'-phosphate synthase: protein MREDLRGLASLQGPFPTFDPDAAPDAPLPLFLDWLGAALKAGIAEAHAMTLSTVDQDGHPDARVLILKNVDEDGWHFATTRTGPKGRQIFSNPHVAMTFYWQPLGRQVRIRGIGFDVGAAARDEDFRARTFEARARGLIGRQSEVLPDESLLDAGVVEQTARLKDDPRLVPANWGVYAVRASEIEFWQAREDRLHTRLRYRQAGESGRWVRERLWP from the coding sequence ATGAGAGAAGACCTCCGCGGGCTCGCTTCACTGCAGGGCCCGTTCCCGACCTTCGATCCTGACGCGGCGCCGGACGCGCCGCTGCCGCTGTTCCTCGACTGGCTCGGCGCGGCGCTGAAGGCCGGGATCGCGGAAGCGCATGCGATGACGCTCTCGACGGTCGACCAGGACGGCCATCCGGACGCGCGCGTCCTGATCCTGAAGAATGTCGACGAAGACGGCTGGCATTTCGCCACCACGCGGACCGGTCCGAAGGGCCGGCAGATCTTCTCCAACCCGCATGTCGCCATGACGTTCTACTGGCAGCCGCTCGGGCGCCAGGTGCGCATCCGCGGCATCGGGTTCGACGTCGGCGCGGCCGCGCGCGACGAGGATTTCCGCGCCCGGACGTTCGAGGCGCGGGCGAGAGGCCTCATCGGCCGCCAGAGCGAGGTTCTGCCCGACGAAAGCCTGCTCGACGCGGGCGTCGTCGAACAAACCGCCCGGCTCAAGGACGACCCGAGGCTCGTGCCGGCGAACTGGGGCGTCTACGCGGTCCGGGCGTCGGAGATCGAGTTCTGGCAGGCGCGCGAGGACCGGTTGCACACGAGGCTGCGATACCGGCAGGCGGGCGAGAGTGGCCGCTGGGTGCGCGAGCGCCTCTGGCCCTGA
- a CDS encoding 2-oxoglutarate and iron-dependent oxygenase domain-containing protein encodes MSETLPTIDLRRSFGSADDRKALLAELRMAARDPGFFYLVGHGVPETLTKDVLALSRRFFSLPDSDKLAIEMARSPHFRGYTRAGAEITRGRPDWREQVDVGREGEALAFDPAAPAWRRLVGPNQWPAALPQLRPVLLDYLAVVTRLGVDVLRLLSASLGQPEEALAPIYTPEPNQLLKIIRYPGRDAADGGQGVGAHKDSGFLTVLLQDETAGLQVETERGWIQAPPVAGTFVVNVGEVLELASNGYLRANVHRVVAPPAQTDRLSVAFFLGARLDATVPVLDIPPSLAADARGVTQDPLNPLFRDVGRNFLKSRLRSHPDVARRHHADLLDPAESAAPASAY; translated from the coding sequence ATGAGCGAGACGCTTCCCACAATCGATCTGCGCCGCAGCTTCGGCTCTGCGGATGATCGCAAGGCGCTCCTCGCCGAGCTGCGGATGGCGGCGCGCGATCCTGGGTTCTTCTATCTCGTCGGCCACGGCGTTCCCGAGACCCTGACCAAAGACGTGCTCGCGCTGTCGCGGCGGTTCTTTTCGCTCCCAGACAGCGACAAGCTTGCGATCGAGATGGCGCGGTCGCCGCATTTCCGCGGCTATACCCGCGCCGGCGCCGAGATAACCCGCGGCCGGCCCGACTGGCGCGAGCAGGTCGACGTCGGGCGCGAAGGCGAGGCGCTTGCCTTCGATCCGGCGGCGCCGGCGTGGCGGCGGCTGGTCGGGCCGAACCAGTGGCCGGCGGCGCTTCCCCAACTGCGCCCCGTCCTGCTCGACTATCTCGCGGTCGTCACCCGGCTCGGCGTCGACGTGCTGCGGCTTCTGTCGGCCTCGCTCGGGCAGCCCGAGGAGGCGCTCGCGCCGATCTATACGCCCGAGCCGAACCAGCTGCTGAAGATCATCCGCTATCCGGGACGCGACGCCGCCGACGGCGGCCAGGGCGTCGGCGCCCACAAGGACTCCGGCTTCCTCACCGTCCTGCTGCAGGACGAGACGGCCGGGCTGCAGGTCGAGACGGAGCGCGGCTGGATCCAAGCGCCGCCGGTGGCCGGAACGTTCGTGGTCAATGTCGGAGAGGTCCTCGAACTCGCCTCGAACGGTTACCTCAGGGCGAACGTCCATCGCGTCGTCGCGCCGCCGGCGCAGACCGACCGGCTGTCCGTCGCCTTCTTCCTCGGCGCGAGGCTCGACGCCACCGTCCCGGTCCTCGACATCCCGCCGTCGCTCGCGGCCGACGCGCGGGGCGTCACACAGGACCCGCTCAATCCGCTGTTCCGTGACGTCGGGCGCAACTTCCTGAAAAGCCGGCTTCGGTCGCATCCCGACGTCGCCCGCCGTCACCACGCGGACCTGCTCGACCCGGCGGAGAGCGCCGCGCCCGCGTCCGCCTACTGA
- a CDS encoding gluconokinase produces MTDLKIQRLCVIVMGPSGVGKTTVAQGVAERLGWRFAEADEFHSKANIEKMSNGIPLDDEDRWPWLGSIRDWMSAQADAERDTVITCSALKRRYRDVLRQASPRVRFLELVADAELVEKRLAKRQGHYMPASLLASQFAALEPLGADEDGVEVNVAADPATIVANAIVALGLTPPPPATRPGAAALHVGR; encoded by the coding sequence ATGACCGATCTGAAGATCCAGCGGCTCTGCGTGATCGTGATGGGGCCGTCGGGCGTCGGGAAGACCACGGTGGCGCAGGGCGTCGCCGAGCGGCTCGGTTGGCGCTTCGCGGAGGCCGACGAGTTTCATTCGAAGGCGAACATCGAGAAGATGTCGAACGGAATACCGCTCGACGATGAGGACCGCTGGCCGTGGCTCGGCTCCATCCGCGACTGGATGAGCGCGCAGGCCGACGCCGAGCGGGACACCGTGATCACCTGCTCGGCGTTGAAGCGGCGCTACCGCGACGTGCTGCGCCAGGCTTCGCCGCGCGTCCGTTTTCTCGAACTCGTCGCCGACGCCGAACTGGTCGAGAAGCGGCTGGCGAAGCGCCAGGGTCATTACATGCCGGCTTCCCTGCTCGCCTCGCAGTTCGCGGCGCTCGAGCCGCTCGGGGCCGACGAGGACGGCGTGGAGGTGAACGTCGCGGCCGATCCCGCCACGATCGTCGCGAACGCGATCGTGGCGCTCGGCCTGACCCCGCCGCCGCCGGCGACGCGCCCCGGCGCGGCGGCGCTGCACGTCGGCCGCTGA
- a CDS encoding DUF1287 domain-containing protein, whose product MPLDRRAMLAALAATLVAPRRGLADPADWTARLVSAAEAQLGVTTIYDPAYVALSYPGGDVAPERGVCTDVVVRAYRAAFGLDLQKLVHEDMAAAFSAYPKSWGVRRPDRNIDHRRVPNLETFFRRRGAALPATTQASDYGPGDLVTQRLPGELPHIAIVTAKRSSDGARPLLLHNIGSGARIEDTLFAFRIVGRFRFPPSA is encoded by the coding sequence ATGCCGCTCGACCGCCGCGCCATGCTGGCCGCGCTCGCCGCGACGCTCGTCGCGCCGCGCAGGGGCCTCGCCGACCCGGCCGACTGGACGGCGCGGCTCGTTTCGGCCGCGGAGGCGCAGCTCGGCGTGACGACGATCTACGATCCGGCCTACGTCGCCCTCTCCTATCCGGGCGGAGACGTCGCCCCGGAGCGCGGCGTATGCACCGACGTCGTGGTGCGCGCCTATCGCGCGGCGTTCGGGCTCGATCTGCAGAAGCTTGTCCACGAGGACATGGCGGCGGCGTTCTCCGCCTATCCGAAGAGCTGGGGCGTGCGGCGTCCCGATCGCAACATCGACCACCGCCGCGTGCCGAACCTCGAGACTTTCTTCCGCCGGCGCGGCGCGGCGCTGCCCGCGACCACGCAGGCGTCGGACTACGGGCCGGGCGACCTCGTCACCCAGCGGTTGCCGGGCGAGCTGCCGCACATCGCGATCGTGACGGCCAAAAGATCGTCGGACGGCGCGCGTCCGCTTCTCCTGCACAATATCGGGTCCGGGGCCAGGATCGAGGACACGCTGTTCGCGTTCCGCATCGTCGGCCGCTTCCGCTTTCCGCCGAGCGCCTGA
- a CDS encoding GntP family permease: MPPAAATPALGAGPLLLIAACAILALLVLIMRFRMHAFLALILVSLLTAFAAGIPPEKVVKTLVGGFGETLGTVALLVGLGAMLGRLVEVSGGAQALADDLIKLFGEKRAPFALGVASLIFGFPIFFDAGLVVMLPIIFSVAKRLGGGLLRYGIPAAGAFSVMHVFVPPHPGPVAASELLKSDVGLVMLLGLLVAIPTWYVTSYLFGLWIGKRIDVKVPEILTGGSQVAHDPNPPKSSTVIGLLLLPLLIIFVNTGLDFLAAAEVLDRKAHWFQVARGLCSTPIALLVAVLVGSVVLGTGRGRGRIEVEKLLDGALGPICAITLITGAGGMFGGVLRESGIGAALSQTLNDLGMHVFIAGYVIAAALRIAQGSATVALITAAGLVQPAVQAAGYEGTDRAAIVLALAAGSVIASHVNDSGFWLVGRFYDMDLKTTLKTWTVLETLISVMGFAMAALIFVVF, from the coding sequence ATGCCGCCCGCCGCCGCCACGCCCGCGCTCGGCGCAGGGCCCCTGCTGCTGATCGCCGCCTGCGCGATCCTCGCGCTTCTCGTGCTCATCATGCGGTTCCGGATGCACGCGTTCCTCGCGCTCATCCTGGTCAGCCTGCTGACCGCCTTCGCGGCCGGCATCCCGCCCGAGAAGGTCGTCAAGACTCTGGTCGGCGGCTTCGGCGAGACGCTTGGCACCGTGGCGCTGCTGGTCGGCCTCGGCGCGATGCTGGGGCGGTTGGTCGAGGTCTCGGGCGGCGCGCAGGCGCTCGCCGACGACCTGATCAAACTGTTCGGCGAGAAACGGGCGCCGTTCGCGCTCGGCGTCGCGTCGCTGATCTTCGGTTTTCCGATCTTCTTCGACGCCGGCCTCGTCGTCATGCTGCCGATCATCTTCTCGGTCGCGAAGCGCCTCGGCGGGGGGCTGCTGCGTTACGGCATCCCGGCCGCCGGCGCGTTCTCGGTCATGCACGTCTTCGTGCCGCCGCATCCGGGACCCGTCGCCGCGAGCGAGCTTCTGAAGTCCGACGTCGGCCTCGTGATGCTGCTCGGCCTCTTGGTCGCGATCCCGACCTGGTACGTCACGAGCTATCTGTTCGGCCTGTGGATCGGCAAGCGCATCGACGTGAAGGTGCCGGAGATCCTGACCGGCGGATCGCAGGTCGCGCATGATCCGAACCCGCCCAAATCCTCGACGGTGATCGGCCTGCTGCTGCTGCCGCTGCTGATCATCTTCGTCAACACCGGGCTCGATTTCCTCGCCGCGGCCGAAGTGCTCGACCGCAAGGCGCACTGGTTCCAGGTGGCGCGCGGGCTCTGCTCGACCCCGATCGCGCTGCTGGTCGCGGTGCTGGTCGGCTCGGTCGTGCTCGGCACCGGGCGAGGCCGCGGCCGCATTGAGGTCGAGAAGCTGCTCGACGGCGCGCTCGGGCCGATCTGCGCCATCACGCTGATCACGGGCGCGGGCGGCATGTTCGGCGGCGTGCTGCGCGAGAGCGGCATCGGCGCCGCGCTTTCTCAGACGCTGAACGACCTCGGCATGCACGTCTTCATCGCGGGCTACGTCATCGCCGCGGCGCTCCGCATCGCGCAGGGCTCGGCGACGGTCGCGCTGATCACGGCGGCCGGCCTCGTGCAACCGGCCGTCCAGGCCGCCGGCTATGAGGGGACGGACCGCGCGGCGATCGTGCTCGCGCTCGCGGCGGGCTCGGTGATCGCGAGCCATGTCAACGATTCAGGATTCTGGCTGGTCGGCCGCTTCTACGACATGGACCTGAAAACCACGCTGAAGACCTGGACGGTGCTAGAGACCCTGATCAGCGTGATGGGGTTTGCGATGGCGGCGCTGATCTTCGTGGTGTTCTGA